In one Gopherus evgoodei ecotype Sinaloan lineage chromosome 1, rGopEvg1_v1.p, whole genome shotgun sequence genomic region, the following are encoded:
- the GPR15 gene encoding G-protein coupled receptor 15, translated as MPYMGIFRPILYATMFLVGIVGNSILMGALVFKVGVRRLIDIFILNLAASDFVFLLTLPLWVHKEIWQGVWRSGSFLCKGSSYIISVNMYCSIFLLTCMSADRYLAIMYPSVARKVRTRFYTNGLCICVWLLSCLLGLPTLLSRELRQYNGQAYCTDVALTPAKRIVSLVMLILAFFFPLLSILTFYCSITKKLCIHYQKSGKHDKKLRKSIKIVFIVVAAFVFSWIPYNIFKLLAIISGLQDLKPPFCLPYVLAQAGMEVSSPFAFANSCANPFIYYCFDGYIRRNISQCLCPWVKGQRAGSSSDTLDTRISYSLSTFIYGEHAIRKRRRSLSF; from the coding sequence ATGCCATATATGGGCATTTTCCGTCCTATTCTGTATGCCACTATGTTCCTGGTGGGAATCGTCGGCAATTCCATCTTGATGGGAGCCCTGGTCTTCAAAGTTGGAGTCCGCAGGCTGATTGACATCTTTATCCTCAACTTAGCTGCCTCTGACTTTGTTTTCCTCCTCACATTGCCACTCTGGGTCCACAAGGAGATCTGGCAGGGGGTCTGGAGGTCAGGCTCCTTTCTCTGCAAGGGCAGTTCCTACATCATCTCAGTCAACATGTATTGCAGTATCTTCCTCCTCACTTGCATGAGTGCTGACCGGTACCTGGCCATCATGTACCCCTCTGTAGCCAGGAAAGTCAGAACAAGATTCTACACTAATGGACTTTGCATCTGTGTCTGGCTTCTCTCCTGCCTCCTAGGGCTTCCCACCCTTCTGTCCAGAGAACTCAGGCAATATAACGGCCAGGCTTACTGCACAGATGTGGCGCTCACACCTGCTAAACGGATTGTGTCACTGGTAATGTTAATTCTGGCCTTCTTTTTCCCCTTGCTGAGCATCTTGACCTTCTACTGCTCCATCACCAAGAAGCTCTGCATACATTACCAGAAATCTGGGAAACATGACAAAAAGCTGAGGAAATCTATCAAGATTGTCTTCATCGTAGTGGCTGCCTTTGTTTTCTCCTGGATTCCCTAcaacattttcaagcttctcGCTATCATCTCTGGGCTCCAGGACCTGAAGCCACCTTTCTGCCTTCCTTATGTCCTTGCCCAGGCAGGCATGGAAGTGAGCAGCCCCTTTGCATTTGCCAACAGCTGTGCCAACCCTTTCATCTACTACTGCTTCGATGGCTATATCCGCAGGAATATCTCGCAGTGCCTGTGTCCATGGGTGAAGGGCCAGAGAGCTGGGAGCAGTTCCGACACCTTGGACACTCGCATCAGCTACTCCTTGTCCACTTTTATTTATGGGGAGCATGCCATTAGGAAACGGAGACGCTCTCTGTCATTCTGA
- the CLDND1 gene encoding claudin domain-containing protein 1 isoform X1: MMDNHFATALVIACVLCLISTIYMAASIGTDFWYEYHSPVGNASELSRSILEEFISMDADEKTYTDALFRCNGTVGLWRRCITVPQNSHWYSPPETDMVRRCISFSLSDQFAEKYVEPGNHNSGSDLNRTYLWRLQFLLPFVSLGLMCFGALIGLCACACRSLYPAIAIGVLHFLAGLCTLGSVSCYVAGIELLHKKLHPPDDVQGEFGWSFCLACVSAPLQFMAAALFIWAARTNRKEFTLLKTYRVA; the protein is encoded by the exons ATGATGGATAACCACTTTGCTACAGCTCTAGTAATTGCCTGCGTGCTCTGCCTCATTTCCACCATTTATATGGCAGCCTCAATTGGTACAGATTTCTGGTATGAGTACCATAGCCCAGTCGGAAATGCCAGCGAACTTAGCAGGAGTATTTTGGAGGAATTCATCAGTATGGATGCAGATGAGAAGACTTATACAGATGCACTGTTCCGGTGCAATGGCACAGTTGGATTGTGGCGGAGATGTATCACTGTTCCCCAAAACTCGCACTGGTACAGCCCACCAG AAACTGATATGGTCAGACGCTGCATCAGTTTTTCCCTCTCTGATCAATTTGCGGAGAAGTACGTGGAGCCTGGGAACCACAATAGTGGCAGTGACCTGAACCGGACCT ATCTTTGGCGTTTGCAGTTCCTCCTGCCTTTCGTCAGCCTAGGGCTAATGTGCTTTGGGGCTTTGATTGGCCTTTGTGCTTGTGCCTGTCGAAGCCTCTACCCTGCCATTGCCATAGGAGTCCTACATTTCCTTGCAG GTCTGTGTACGCTGGGCTCAGTCAGCTGCTACGTAGCTGGGATTGAGCTGCTCCACAAGAAGCTGCACCCACCTGATGATGTGCAGGGTGAATTTGGATGGTCCTTCTGCCTGGCTTGCGTATCTGCTCCTTTACAGTTTATGGCAGCTGCACTCTTCATCTGGGCAGCCCGCACCAACAGGAAGGAATTCACCCTCTTGAAAACATACCGTGTAGCATAA
- the CLDND1 gene encoding claudin domain-containing protein 1 isoform X2 has product MMDNHFATALVIACVLCLISTIYMAASIGTDFWYEYHSPVGNASELSRSILEEFISMDADEKTYTDALFRCNGTVGLWRRCITVPQNSHWYSPPETDMVRRCISFSLSDQFAEKYVEPGNHNSGSDLNRTCLCTLGSVSCYVAGIELLHKKLHPPDDVQGEFGWSFCLACVSAPLQFMAAALFIWAARTNRKEFTLLKTYRVA; this is encoded by the exons ATGATGGATAACCACTTTGCTACAGCTCTAGTAATTGCCTGCGTGCTCTGCCTCATTTCCACCATTTATATGGCAGCCTCAATTGGTACAGATTTCTGGTATGAGTACCATAGCCCAGTCGGAAATGCCAGCGAACTTAGCAGGAGTATTTTGGAGGAATTCATCAGTATGGATGCAGATGAGAAGACTTATACAGATGCACTGTTCCGGTGCAATGGCACAGTTGGATTGTGGCGGAGATGTATCACTGTTCCCCAAAACTCGCACTGGTACAGCCCACCAG AAACTGATATGGTCAGACGCTGCATCAGTTTTTCCCTCTCTGATCAATTTGCGGAGAAGTACGTGGAGCCTGGGAACCACAATAGTGGCAGTGACCTGAACCGGACCT GTCTGTGTACGCTGGGCTCAGTCAGCTGCTACGTAGCTGGGATTGAGCTGCTCCACAAGAAGCTGCACCCACCTGATGATGTGCAGGGTGAATTTGGATGGTCCTTCTGCCTGGCTTGCGTATCTGCTCCTTTACAGTTTATGGCAGCTGCACTCTTCATCTGGGCAGCCCGCACCAACAGGAAGGAATTCACCCTCTTGAAAACATACCGTGTAGCATAA